ATGACGCGCAGCACCAGGCGGGCATCATCGGTCTGGGCATCGCCGTAGCGGAAACCGCCCTTCAGCCCCTCCTGCAAGATGTTCGGCGCCAGCTTTTGGAAATCGGCTGCACTGTAGCGCCGGTGGCTCCACTGCAAAGCCAGCAGGTCGTAGACAGTTAGCCCGGCCTGGTACATCCAGCGGCCGGGGTGATCGCCGCGGTAGGTGGCGAGCAAGAAGCCCAGGGGGTCAATCAGGCCAGGGCCTTCATCCAGCAGGCGCTCACGCTCATGCACCGATGCCCGCGTCAGGCCGATTTTGCCCTCTTTGAGATAGCGCAGACCGCCATGCACCAGCTTGGACGAGCGGCTGGAGGTGCCCCAGGCGAAGTCGCGCTGTTCCAGCAGTAACACCCGCAGCCCCAGGCGCGTGGCCTCGCGCAGGATGCCCGCGCCGGTGATGCCGCCGCCGACGACGATGATATCCCACGCCTGATCGAGGTGCGCCCAGGTTTCTTCACGCCAGTTGCTTGTCCACATACCCGTATTTTAGCACAGCAAGAGACTCTCACACAAAGACGCCAAGACCAGGAATTCCAAATGTACCCGGAGTCGAGGCTTCAGCCGGTCTAATTCCAAATGTACCCGGAGTCGAGGCTTCAGCCGGTCTGCCACAGGGTTCTCAAGTGCGCAATAACCGGCTAAAGCCTCCATTCCAGGTGTCTTCAGCAACCACATTGTGAGGCATTTGATTCTGGCTTGTATGGTTTGGGCAAACGGGGTATGATGTTGTCAGTGCGGCGTCTGAGTGAGCGCCGCAGACTGAATTGCGCTGATGTGAGGGAAAGAACACGGATGGGAAAAATCATCTTGTACATCGCCATCAGTCTCGATGGCTTCATTGCACGCCGCGATGACGACATCTCCTGGCTGACCGCCTTCGACGATAAGGATGAGGACTATGGTTATGCTGCGTTCTACGCGTCGTTGGGCGCCGTCATCCTGGGCGGCAAGACCTACCGGCAGGTGCTGGGCTTTGGGACATGGCCGTATCCCGGCAAGACCACCTATGTGGTTACGACCCAGCCCTTGCAGAATCCACCCGACGCCAACATCAAGACCTTTGCCGGCGACGCGGCCGACCTGGTCGCGCAGATTCGACAAACGACGGACCAGGACATCTGGCTGGTGGGCGGCGGCCAGTTGGTAACAGCGTTTGCCGATCAACACCTGATTGACGAATACATCATCACCATCATCCCGCTCATCCTGGGCGACGGCATCCCCTTGTTCCAGGGCGCCGTGAGCGAAGAGCGCCTGCAACTGACCGGCAGCCAGTCCTACGCCAACGGCCTGATGCAGCTCCGCTATCGCCGCCCCGCGTAGCCTTCTCCCCTTCTCCCCTTCTCCCCTTCTCCCCTTCTCCCCTTCTCCGGTCTCCGCTCTCCCCTTCTCCCCTTCTCCCCTTCTCCCCTTCTCCCTTCTCCCCTTCTCCCCTTCTCCCCTTCTCCCCTTCTCCCCTTCTCCCCCTTCTCCCTTCTCCCCTTCTCCCCTTCTCCCCTTCTCCCCTTCTCCCCTTCTCCCCTTCTCCCCTTCTCCCCTTCTCCCCTTCTCCGCCCCCCTCACCCCGCGTCCATCCACTCCCGGATGACCGTTACCGCGGAGCCCAGGTCGCTGCCGACGGCCAGGGCCGCGACGCGGCCGGCGAGCAGGCGATCGGTGGCCGCGTGCATGGCGGTCAGGGAGTCGGCGCCCATCTGATCGCCGAAGCCGATGAGGGAATTGCGCAGCGCGGCCGGATCAACGGCCTGCCACGCGCTGGCAACGCCTGGCGCGCGCGCCAGCGCAATCACGCCCATCACCGGCGCGAGGGGCACGGCCGCGCCAGGCCACTGCTGATTGACCTCGACGCGACGCTTGGTCTCCCCATTCAACTGTGTCACCAGCGGCCAGGCGGCCAGTTCGGGGAAGAAGCGCTCGCCGTCGGGCAGGAGGTGCAGGCGCCAGGGTGCGCCCCAGGCTTGCAGCGGACTGCTCGTCTCATCCAGGTAGATCACGTCTTCGGCCAGCAGTTGAAACCCGGCGCGCAGGCAGGCAAAGGCCAGGGTGGACTTGCCCGCGCCGCTGTGACCGGTCAGCAGCACCGCGCGCCCGTTGTGAATCAGGCCGGCCGCGTGCAGCACGGCGCGGCGGTGACGGGTGGTGAGGAACAGGCCCAGGCATTCCAGGAAGCCTTCCTGCACGAAGAGGCGGTCGGCCAGCAGGTCTGGGGTGATGAAGGCCATGCCAAAGCCACGGGCGCGGTCGGCCAGGCCCAGGCTGCTGCCCACGCTGAGCATGAAGTAGTCGTCCTGCGCCCGAAAGACGGGTGTTGGGCGCCCGGGGGCGTCAGGCGCGGCCGGCGCGGTATGCAGGAAGAAATTGAGGCGCAGGGCCGGCGCGTGCGGGGCGGGCGTGCCCCACGGCCCAAAGGAGTCGGCGGCCATCTCGGCCAGCACAGAAGCATTGGTGGCGAACTCCAGCGGCACCCCCAACGGCTGATAACGCGCGACGAAGGGTGTGGGCGTCTGCCGCCAGAGTTGATCGGTGGCCGGCGCAAAAGTCAGCCCGGCCACTTCTTGCCAGTTGACACGGTGATCGGTCATGTGTGATGACCCTTTCGAGAAGAAGAGGCTGTTATTGGAAAAAATGCCATACCTGTTGTATCATCAAGGTTAGACTCATTGCGTCAGGAGAACAAATGGCTATGCAAAATCGTGTGATACGCAGTTCGAACGGGCGGGAACCAGGGGGAACCGGCAACAGCCGCTTTGCCCTGTTCATCTTTCTTGGCTCCTATGCGCTCGTCTTTGTCACCCTCGCGATCGTCGTCATCAACCTGCGCCGCGTCAGCTTTGACTGGCCGCCGGCCGGGGTGCCGCCGCTGGCGCTCTGGAAAGGCGCGCTGGTCACGTTGATCCTGCTGGTCAGCAGCTTGACGCTGCACGTGACGCTGCACGCAGCCCGCCAGGGCAACCAGCCACGCGCCCAGCGTCTGTTACTCGTCACCGTGTTGCTCGGCCTACTCTTTCTGGTCGGTCAAATCTACCAGTTCGCCACCGCCGGCATGACGATTCAGAGCGGCGCCTACGGCGCAGTCTTCTTCACGATGGCCGGTTTCCACGCTGTGCATATCATCATTGGCCTCGCGCTGCTGGTGCGCCTGCTGAATGACCTGCGCCGTGCGCCGGACAGCGCCGCTGCGCTTTCCGCCACGCCCGCGGCGGCCACCGTCTGGCATTTCCTCGATCTGATGTGGCTGCCCTTTTTTATCGTCCTCTATCTGCTCTGAGCAGATAGCAATCCCTCATCCACGCTGCGCAGACGCGTGCGCAGCGTGGCCTGCGCCAGGCGAATGTCCAGCGTGCAGTCGCGTGGGCGCAGCAGGCCGCTGGCCGCGACCACATCCGCGGTGATGGCCGCGGGGTCAAGACCGGCAAAGGTGCAGAGCTTGACGCCGAACTCGTGGCGGCTGAGGCGTTGCGGCCCGGCAACGTGCAGCACGCTCCCCCTGAAATCAGAATCGAGCGACGCCAGTTCCAGCAGCGCGCCGGCCAGGTCATCCACCCACACCGGGCAGCGGTATTCATCGGTGAAGAGCGTGATCGGCCGGCCCTGGCGCACGCTGTCCCACACCCAGCGCGTGCGCGGGTCAACCGGGGCCAGGCCGGTGACCAGTGAGGTGCGCACGATGACGAAATCTGCCAGCCCTGAGGCGCGCACGATCACTTCCGCCTGCGCTTTGGCATGAGCGTAAGGCGTGAGCGGCGCGGGCGGCGCGTCTTCGGCATAGGGTGGGTGTTCGCCATCGAAAATGACGTCAGACGAGAGGTGTATCAAGCGCGCATGGTGTTGTGCCGTGGCGGTCACCACGTGCTGCGTGCCGGCCACGATACTGGCAGCCAGGTGGGCCGGCTGCGCAAAGTTGGCCGCGGTGTGGATAACGACAGCGGGGTGCAGATCATCCCAGAGGTCGCGCACCGCCTGCGCATCGGTTATGTCCAGGCGGCAGGTTGGCAGGCCGGGGAATGATACCGGCTGGTTGAGATAGGTGCCGACCACGCGGCCCCCCCAAGTTGCCAGGGCCGGATGGCGCGCCAGTCCTTGCCCCACGTAGCCCGACAGCCCGGTGATGAGAAGGGTAGGTCGTGCCATTCTGGTCATGCGCAGCGCATTCTGGTGGCTGCCAGGCGGCATTGGCCCTGGCGCCGCGCCGCGTCAACCGGTCTGCCCACGCAGCTCATCGAGTTCCTCTTGCTCCAACCGTGCGAGCGCCATGAATGCGGCAATCTGTTCAGCCTGGCGCTTGTTGGTGCCGCTGCCCACGCCGTACACCGTGTCTGCCAGAATGACCTGTACCGTGAATTTCTTCATATGGTCAGGGCCTTCGGTGTTGACCGTTTGGTAACGCGGCGTGATTTGCCGGGTGCTCTGTACACGCTCCTGCAAGAGGCTCTTGGCGTCCTTGTAATTGGCCTCTTGTTGCAATTGGTTGAGGAAGGGGGCGATCAGCGGCAGCAAGAGATGATCCACGCCCGCGAGGCCGGCATCGAGGTAGACGGCGCCGATAAGGGCTTCGAACGCAGCGCACAAGGTGGCCGAGCGTTCGCGTCCGCCCGATTCAGCCTCACCATGCCCCATGAAGAGAAACGGCCCCAAGTTCAACTGGCGTGCGAAAGCGGCCAGGGTATCGCGACGCACCAGCGCGGCACGGATATTGGTCAGATACCCCTCAGCCTGTTCGGGAAAGCGGTGATAGAGCAGGGCGCCGACGACGAAGCCGAGAACGGCATCTCCCAGGAACTCCAGGCGTTCGTTGTCAGAGAGAGGAAAGTCGGGGAACTCGTTCAGGTAGGAACGATGGGTCAAGGCGCGATGCAATAAAGTTTTGTCCTGGAACACCAGGCCGATCTGTGCTTCGAAGGCGGTAATCAAATCCATCATTGTCATAGGCATCTCGTGGTAACCGGCGGCGGTGCGGGGGCTGCAAAGGTTGACGTGAGCGGGTGCTGGCATGGCACCAACCGAAATCATCACGCCGGGCATTATACCAACGGCTGGCCCTTTGTGCAACCGGGTGGAGGCCGTTAGGGGCCAAATTCCATGTTCTTGTCCGCAACCAGAACCACGAGGTCTTTGCGCAAAGGTTCGGGCGTTGCGTTCATCCCAGCACCCCGCTGGCAAAGAGCGTGCCCAGATCGGTCTCGCCGCGCCATTGGCGCAGTCGCGGATGATCCGAGCCGAGCACAATGTCAGTGGCGCCCTGGGATGTCCTGCTGAAACACAACACCAGTTCTGGCTGAACCAGGCTCAAGATGACGGGTGAGTGCGTCGCCAGCAGGACTTGCGCACTGTAAACAGAAGACAGCGATTGCAGCACCGTCTCCACGGCGCGCGGGTGGATGCCGTTCTCCGGTTCTTCGATCAGATAGACGCCCTCCAGGCTCGGGATGTAGGCCAGGATGGTAAGCGCCAGCATACGCAGCGTGCCATCAGACACCAGCCAGGAAGGCGCCTGCAATCCGGATTCGTAGTCCAACACGATGTAGCGGTGACGGTCTTCCGACCGCTCGACCGTCCGGATGTCTCGCAGGTCGGGCAGGGCAGTGCGCACATGGGCGACCCATTCCTTGAGGCGATCGGGCGCGCGTTCGTGCAGATCGTTGACGACCCACGGCAGGTTGGAGCCGTCGGGCTGGAAGTGCCGGGGGCTGCCGAGGCGGCTGGGCCGGCGCAATGACTCGCTGTTGAGCGCTAGCCGTTGGACACCTTCCAGGAGCGAACGCCGAAACCAAATGGAAACCGGGAACTTCTCTTCGTCTTCCGGCAGGTTCGCCAGGGCCGAGCGCCGGGGGCCCAGGCGAAACAGGTTGTTCCATTCGGAAGTCTCAGAGCGAAAATAGTCGTTGCCTGATTCAGTTACTTTGTTGAGCACGCGACGCCAACCCGCTGGCGCGTGTTTGCGAGTGGGGGTTACCACGGAGTCCGGGGGCGTCACATCCTCGGGAAAGAGGGTTCGCTGCCTAAGGTGACCGTTTTCCTCGGCGGCGGCCTCTGATTTGAGCCACAAAGCTTCGGCCAGGAGGCTGACTTCATGCGTTTCTGGGTGTGATCCGACGCGTACTTCATAGCGGACATGGGAGTAGTTGCCGTTCTTGCGCGCGCGCAGCGCCTCTGGAATGGCGGACTCGATGGCAAGTTCGGAACACGTCGTTGCGACGCATCCAGCACAGGTCACGCAGGTCGGGTGCGCGGCTGGCGATGGCAGCCGCCAGCCCCTCCTTTTCTCGAACCACGTCAGCCAGGAAGGCGATCACATCCAGGAACGTGGACTTGCCACTGGCGTTGGGGCCGATCAGCACCTGAAATGGGCCGAGATGCTGTCGCACATAGCGTAAGCATCGATAAGAGAGGGCTTCGACACGCGCAATCATAGCTACGTCCTTTCACCGAGCGCCACTTAAGGATGGCCAGTTTAAGTGGCATTGTACCACACTTCGCCGCACCAGTTCAACCATGTGTAAAGATCGTTATTCAACGCAAAGTCGCAAGGACGCGAAACTTTCCTCGCTTCTCTGGCGAACGGCGAGTGCCGCCAACGACGAATGCCCAGCAGTTTGCGCTAATAATTGAAGGTCACACGTGAGAGCATGCGCTCACCCCGCACGCGCACGAAGGTTCGAACGTGATCAGCGCCATAGCTGACAACCAGCCAGCGGATTTCGTCCCAGGCGCCGTATTCGAGCGCGCGTTGGATGATGAGATCAGCGTCCCGGTCCAGGTCGAGGTTCTGCAAATCGTATTCCTGGAAGTGTAGACGCAGTCCGCTTGGGATGCTGGTCATCGTCATGGGTGGTTGACTCCTTTGCGCGTGCCGAGTGATTTTTGGATCAGCTCACTTGCGCTCTGGCCGCATCGCGTTTTTGGCCGTGCTGAATCTCGCCTAAACGGATCACCAGGCGCAGCGCCTCATTCACCGCGGCTTCGTCTGGAAAAGCCCTGGCGACATCGGGATCGAGCAACACCAGGTTGGCGCCTGCGCGATAACGCGCCACATACTTGCCCCGCACGCCGCCCTTCAGAAGCGCACGCAAATCGTACTCGGGCCGCAACTCATCGTTCAGTTCACTTTCATTGTTCATAAAGGACAACCCCTTCGCTCAAGGCTGCGGTGATAAATGCATTGGGCACCTCGCGCCACTCAGCCACCTCCTCTGGCGTCCACACCAGGATGTCCTTGGCCGGCGCCAGACCTACTAACGCGCGACGGTCGCGCGCCGCGCGACGGTCGCGCGATTGGTCCGATGGCTCAATCAACAGTAGATCATAATCACTGTCGGGCCGTGCATCGCCACGTGCGCGCGAGCCAAACAGGATGATCTTCTGAGGGTGACCGGTGACTAGAATCCGGCGAACCATCTCCTTGAGCGAAGCATTCAGTCTTGCACGATCAGGCACGCTCGACTTTGTCATATATCCCTCCCAATGCGCTGAAGCGCACACGACGAACATGGTTAGTGGTCGGCGTTTCAGCGCCAAGTCTGACGCGCTAAAGCGCGGGTTACCAACAGATTATCGCAGCGCTCAGCCCTGCGGCCGCGCCGAGCCGAATCAGCGCCCACCACGACGGCGCCAGGGGTTAGCCCAGCGGGCTCGCCGCCGGTCGCCGCGCAGATCGCGACCAGCAGCCCGCCCACGCCCCCAGCCGCGCCATGATGCGGCCGCTGAAGAAGCTCGAGGTGAGATAGCTGGTGGTGGACGCCACGAGCAGCATGCCCAGTGCATCCAGCGGCAGTACGAAGACCGCGCGCATCGAGGGTCATGCCATCCCCGGCAGCCCGTCAGGCAGACCGAGGGAGAAAAACGCGAGGTAGATCAACAGGACCTGACTGACAGCGCGGGGATGTAGAAGTTAGCCAGCGGATCGTCCGCCGGGCCGTAGTAGATGCGGAAAGGGTAGTCGCGCAAGAGCGATACAGACACGGCTCGTTCTCCGCTAGTCGAGAGGC
The window above is part of the Candidatus Amarolinea dominans genome. Proteins encoded here:
- the rnc gene encoding ribonuclease III, producing MTMMDLITAFEAQIGLVFQDKTLLHRALTHRSYLNEFPDFPLSDNERLEFLGDAVLGFVVGALLYHRFPEQAEGYLTNIRAALVRRDTLAAFARQLNLGPFLFMGHGEAESGGRERSATLCAAFEALIGAVYLDAGLAGVDHLLLPLIAPFLNQLQQEANYKDAKSLLQERVQSTRQITPRYQTVNTEGPDHMKKFTVQVILADTVYGVGSGTNKRQAEQIAAFMALARLEQEELDELRGQTG
- a CDS encoding cytochrome c oxidase subunit 3 translates to MQNRVIRSSNGREPGGTGNSRFALFIFLGSYALVFVTLAIVVINLRRVSFDWPPAGVPPLALWKGALVTLILLVSSLTLHVTLHAARQGNQPRAQRLLLVTVLLGLLFLVGQIYQFATAGMTIQSGAYGAVFFTMAGFHAVHIIIGLALLVRLLNDLRRAPDSAAALSATPAAATVWHFLDLMWLPFFIVLYLL
- a CDS encoding NAD(P)-dependent oxidoreductase; the protein is MTRMARPTLLITGLSGYVGQGLARHPALATWGGRVVGTYLNQPVSFPGLPTCRLDITDAQAVRDLWDDLHPAVVIHTAANFAQPAHLAASIVAGTQHVVTATAQHHARLIHLSSDVIFDGEHPPYAEDAPPAPLTPYAHAKAQAEVIVRASGLADFVIVRTSLVTGLAPVDPRTRWVWDSVRQGRPITLFTDEYRCPVWVDDLAGALLELASLDSDFRGSVLHVAGPQRLSRHEFGVKLCTFAGLDPAAITADVVAASGLLRPRDCTLDIRLAQATLRTRLRSVDEGLLSAQSR
- a CDS encoding nucleotidyltransferase domain-containing protein; amino-acid sequence: MTKSSVPDRARLNASLKEMVRRILVTGHPQKIILFGSRARGDARPDSDYDLLLIEPSDQSRDRRAARDRRALVGLAPAKDILVWTPEEVAEWREVPNAFITAALSEGVVLYEQ
- a CDS encoding dihydrofolate reductase; this encodes MGKIILYIAISLDGFIARRDDDISWLTAFDDKDEDYGYAAFYASLGAVILGGKTYRQVLGFGTWPYPGKTTYVVTTQPLQNPPDANIKTFAGDAADLVAQIRQTTDQDIWLVGGGQLVTAFADQHLIDEYIITIIPLILGDGIPLFQGAVSEERLQLTGSQSYANGLMQLRYRRPA